One window of Uloborus diversus isolate 005 chromosome 3, Udiv.v.3.1, whole genome shotgun sequence genomic DNA carries:
- the LOC129219037 gene encoding histone-lysine N-methyltransferase SETMAR-like, which translates to MDAPRDEQRGVVRFLTAEGVSQHEISRRMAAVYGEHCISLATVKRWCKRFKEGRESCKDDPRPGQSHRAITPNTIAQVDELIRQERRISIDELAEHVNISHGSVHTIIHDHLGYRLLCAEWMPKILNDRQKTERFGAALTHLIRYHNEGNDFLTAIVTGDESWCHHYEPETRRQSLQWKHLNSPPPKKAKAVISAGKVLLTFFFDRQGPLLIEFAKPRETINSARYCETLDRLRVSIKNKRPGRLTNGVILLHDNARPHVADVVKTKLAKFKWETLHHPPYSPDLSPCDFHIFGQLKKHLKGTRFVSDDAVKESVSEFLKQQPKEFYENGITRLVSQWDKCLNAHGDYF; encoded by the coding sequence ATGGACGCTCCAAGAGATGAACAGCGTGGTGTGGTCAGGTTTTTGACTGCTGAAGGTGTTTCCCAACACGAAATTAGTCGCCGTATGGCTGCCGTGTACGGTGAACATTGCATTTCATTGGCCACTGTGAAGCGTTGGTGCAAACGGTTCAAAGAAGGACGTGAAAGTTGCAAAGACGATCCAAGACCGGGCCAAAGCCACCGTGCAATCACCCCCAACACAATTGCACAGGTTGATGAGCTGATTAGACAAGAACGGAGGATAAGCATCGATGAACTGGCAGAGCATGTGAACATCAGTCACGGTTCGGTTCACACCATAATTCATGACCATCTCGGTTATCGGCTCTTGTGTGCTGAATGGATGCCCAAGATTTTGAACGACCGCCAGAAGACAGAGAGGTTCGGCGCTGCCTTGACTCATCTGATCCGGTATCACAATGAGGGTAACGACTTCTTGACTGCAATTGTGACAGGGGACGAATCATGGTGCCACCACTACGAGCCTGAAACACGCCGGCAGAGCTTACAGTGGAAACATTTGAATTCGCCACCCCCAAAGAAAGCAAAGGCCGTCATCTCCGCAGGTAAGGtgctgttgactttttttttcgatcgtcAGGGGCCATTACTGATCGAATTTGCTAAACCTAGAGAGACTATCAATAGTGCCCGATATTGCGAAACGCTGGATCGCCTGCGTGTCTCTATCAAGAACAAACGACCCGGAAGATTGACGAATGGGGTCATCTTGCTGCATGACAATGCCCGTCCCCACGTCGCTGATGTGGTTAAGACAAAACTGGCGAAGTTCAAGTGGGAAACGCTGCATCATCCGCCCTACAGCCCCGACCTGTCGCCTTGCGACTTTCACATTTTCGGGCAATTGAAAAAACACCTAAAGGGAACCAGATTCGTGTCGGACGATGCCGTGAAGGagtcagtttcagaatttttgaagCAGCAACCCAAGGAGTTTTATGAGAATGGAATCACGCGACTCGTTAGTCAATGGGACAAATGTTTAAATGCCCATGgtgattacttttaa